One Phaseolus vulgaris cultivar G19833 chromosome 4, P. vulgaris v2.0, whole genome shotgun sequence DNA window includes the following coding sequences:
- the LOC137837300 gene encoding uncharacterized protein, with protein sequence MEDQGGGGSTKQTNNAYVDTSKAERAVWLMKCPPLVSRSFRAPPSDPSRPVAKVVVSIDPLNSNDDDSPPQFTMELAGTEAGHIPKCYVMDMSKDFIPMSVFSDTPQGKISVEGKILNKFDMRPHNQNLELYGKLCRERTNKYMVKSRQIQVIDNDSGAHMRPMPGMISFSTSGPPEKKKTPAKATDTKRTRRDRGEMEEIVFKLFERQPNWSLRNLIQETDQPEQFLKDILKDLCVYNNKGTNQGTYELKPEYRKSGD encoded by the exons ATGGAAGACCAAGGTGGTGGTGGTAGCACGAAACAGACGAACAATGCTTACGTGGACACGTCGAAAGCGGAGAGAGCAGTGTGGCTGATGAAGTGCCCTCCTCTCGTCTCTCGCTCCTTCCGCGCCCCTCCCTCCGACCCGTCTCGTCCCGTCGCCAAAGTCGTTGTCTCTATCGACCCTCTCAACTCCAACGACGACGATTCTCCTCCTCAG TTTACAATGGAGTTGGCTGGAACTGAAGCTGGACATATACCCAAATGTTATGTTATGGATATGTCTAAAGACTTCATTCCGATGTCTGTGTTTTCAGACACACCACAAG GAAAGATCTCTGTGGAGGGAAAAATACTGAACAAGTTTGACATGAGGCCCCATAATCAAAACCTTGAACTCTATGGGAAACTCTGCCGTGAAAGGACAAACAAGTATATGGTCAAAAGTAGACAGATTCAG GTTATTGACAATGATAGTGGGGCGCACATGAGGCCAATGCCAGGGATGATCAGTTTTTCAACTTCTGGACCCCCT gaaaagaagaaaacgcCTGCTAAAGCAACGGATACAAAGAGAACAAGAAGAGACCGTGGAGAGATGGAAGAGATTGTGTTTAAGCTATTTGAACGGCAGCCTAATTGGAGTTTAAGAAACCTCATACAAGAAACCGACCAACCTGAA CAATTTCTGAAAGATATACTAAAAGACCTTTGTGtctacaacaacaaaggaaCTAATCAAGGAACGTATGAACTGAAGCCTGAATACAGAAAATCTGGCGATTAA